taataatgaataatattcGAAATGCCTACTGCATTTGACATTAAtagatatatgtgtatatattaatttgattCCTCCGTTAACACTACGGCGCATGCCCCGATCCCTAACCCACATCCGTGGGGTCAGGTGAACGACGGCATGCACactttatatgtaaataagtggtaaaaaatatgtaaagtGTATATGCGTAAGTCCTAATCCTTATTTACTGCGTTTGCCGGGCGTATTTACATATCTGTTGGCCTTTTGTACTCTACGTGCTTTCTTCGCCTCCTCCGGCTCCTCAAGAGCCTCCGATCCGGGCGCCACTTTGTCCGCTGTTGGAGCCACCCCCAGATTCTTGGACACCGGACTGACAATCACGCCGCTGCGCTGATGATTGCCATAAAACAGTTTTGGGGAGTAGCCGCCCGCAGTTTTCGCAGCTCCTGCATTGCCGGTGGCCACCGACTGTGATTGGGACTGGGCAACCTCTGCTGCCTTCGAGGTGGACGCTATGGCATTGGACTGGCTCTCTGATGGCATCTTGCGTTTCAGATTCTTGGCTGCGGTACTCACTGCCAGCAGCTTGGCTGTGGTGGACTCATCCGGCGAGGCAAACTCCTTCAGCTCGCCGACACTAACATCGCTCTCGGCATCCGCATCGTCGTTGATGACGATAAAGTGCTCGGGATCCACACCCTGGTTGACCAGCACTTGAAAATCCTCAGGCGGCACCACAGGCGCCACCTTCTGATTGCACGAACTGCATACGGCAGGGATGGCCGGACTCTTCGAACGCCAGAACTGCAGCTCCGTCTTGCACTTGTTGAGCTCCTGCAAGAAAGAAATTCAATGCCAATCAATATAAGGTCGAGCCTCAACTCACCTGCAATAGGGTAGAGAACTTGCGAGACATCTCCTCGTTCTTCTTGTCGTTTTCGTCCAGACGATTGGCATACTCCAGcgtctgcttctgctgctccgctAGGAGATTTGATTGCTCAGCCAGCTGCTTGCTCTGCTCGGCGGCCTTGCGCTTACAGGTGCGAAGTTCGGTGCGCAGCACAGATAGCTGGTTATTGTACATCTTCATGCCCTGCTTGATCTTGCGGATGCCCTTGCGGAGCACCATGTGGTTTTGAGGCGGCGAGTTGCTGGCGCTGTCTTCGAGATCTGAACTGATGGCAAGCGTGGCTGTAAGGTGGAAATGCTGCTTAGTTGATTGGCGACTAGGAAATTCAAAGCACTTACGTCGCTTTGTTGTAGTGGGCAGCGTATAAAAGTCCTTGTTGAAATACGCCAGCCCAGGGAGCGTGGACTCGATGCGGTCCTTAAAGTATTCCATGGCCATAGTGGAGAGATCGAAGAGCTCGTCGGTAACTCGATAAGGTCGCTGCAGCCTGGGCGTAATACTGATATAATTGAGAATCGCCTGGACTTCGTCTAGTatctgaaaatgaaaaaacttCCCATTAGCGATCGTAGGGTTCGGGTAGGTTATTCACTGCACTTACGGCGCCCGGAAAGAAGCAACAATGGCCCCGCTCGATATGCTTGCCCATGGACATCTGGAGCAGGGATAGGCGCATGTAGCACGTCTCGATGATGTCGCACTCGCAGGCCAGCGGATGATTACGACGGTGGGACTCCCGGCGCGGCATGCTAGCCTTGATCGCCTGGAATCGGCTCAACGTGGTCTTGATCTGCCTGGAGAATGCAGCGTTCAGCATGGCCATGCAAATGTCGTTCATGCGATGGGACACCTGCGAGTATGAATATCCGGGAGTCGAGTTAACAGGAGGGTAAACAGCTAAAAATGTGTCGGGCTTTGGGCTAAGCTAAGCTGAGATTCCGATTTCTTTTTCGGCTGCTGCGCCCGCATTCATCCACGAGCTAGTGGTTCTGcttgttattaaattatatcaGATTACATTTGTCTCCGCTACCTACGACAAATAACCGTGCATACATACACAACGAATTGTGGATGGGAGACGCGGGTGCAGGCAAAAATGCCAACGAGAAACAATCAACGAAGTGTAGTTACCCTCTGGACCTTGAACTAAAGCTGCTCTGTGAAAGTATTCTTGGAATTATTTCTTACATAGTCTGCATGCGCTATTCGTGGCTTTTTAAGGgagatatttttaaaattggtaTAGTTTGTTTGGtaagtaatatattttataatattaatatgtaaGTTTATCTCTGTATTTTAAAGTGTATAATAGAATCATACATCTAGCTTGTTATTCATTCAAATTAATACCTTCTGTGTTGAGTAAGTCGTTccctaaaaaaaatgaagtcCAAAAGTCCATTACCTAGCGTTTTTAAATCCACTAAATCCTAAAACGGCAATACTTTTTGTCATATCCCCAACCGAAGCCAAGATGCCGAGTGCTCTGCTATATATAAGCATTCGCAAGTGCATGTGCCCTCGTgacaaaattttaattgcctcCTGCCAAGGGAAATCCGAAATCCGTCGAGGAAAGTGCAACGCATAGCGAAAAATATTGCTCATAACAGCAGAGCGGCAGAATTCACCATATACATAAAAGAACAGGCATACAAGTGCAGGTAGTTTGTTGGTTGGATAACCCAGCCGTACCACGCTTGCACTTGGgcaaattgctttttattgatttaatagCCAGCGCTTTGGGTGGAACGGAGGGGCTGTGCACTTACCAATCTGAGATTTGAAACTTTCTTGAAGTCCACGTAGCTGAGGATCTTCTCAATCAGCTCGTTGGGAAGATCGTACAGGCCGGTTgcgctgctggtggtggaggcCGTCGGTGACCGCTGCCGTTGCATCTGCATGGAGTACGAGTGGTGGCGAGTCACCGCGCTGGCAGACTCGGCCAGGCTACCCGACGAGACGACACGATAAGAGCCCTGGGCTTGGTTCTGTCCCTGGTGACCCTGATAGCTGGTGGTTCGCCGCAGGACGGAGGTTCGGTTTGCAGTGGACTCGGGGGGCTCTTGTACTCCAGTTCCCGTCCCTGACGCCACTGCTGATCCAGAACCCATTCCCGGTCCAGATCCTGATCCCGATCCCGCGCCTCCGAACGGCGAAACCCCCTCAGAAGCGGACGTACCGCCTCCACTGCACATTTGGCGGGTGGACACCATTTCCTTCTGCTTCCAGTGGCGTTTCGGTGCTAAATGGACAGAATTCGTTTGCAGCAGCGTTTTGAAGTTGCTGCAATAGCGgaacacacacagaaaacaacGAAAAGACCCATTAATTCgacaaaatacatatatatgtagcGTTAATTTGCTGCTTTTTCTCCCTCCCtttgaaaatatctttaaaatttTGTGCTACGCACTTTGCAACTCGAATTCGAGCTGCCTTCGTACCCGTTTTAGTAAATGGAACTATTGcgtttgcattgtttttggaCGCGCTTCACCGTTGTCCAATATGTCTAGTTCTTTGAGAGGCAATTCATCCACGCTGACAACCACTTTAACGCAGTTTTTCGAGCACAATTAAAACTACATACACAAtccgtggcaaaaaaaaaacgtcgAAGTGTCTAGTGCTGGAAGCCCTCCGATGGCACCGACAATCGATTGCGCCGATAGTTTGCAAACATCGAAATTGATGCAAAAACATCGATCTGTATAGGCCGGTTCCACTGAAACGTTGCTGTTATGTAGATGTTTTAactacgcccacaaaccataATTGACTATGTATATAAGatatgatatatatgtattttgttttaCTAAAAATGTAAACTGAAAATCCAGCTCAGTTCCACCATACCATTGAAAAACCAACTCGCGAATAAATTGTGCCAACAGGTCTTTGAATATGTATTTAGCACGTCGTTACAAATAGATCATTGCTTCGTTCGATAACAATActcgaaaaacattttgcagatAGAATTTGTTTCTTTGATTGGGTAGTGTGTCCAAATactttaacatttaatttagttgGGTTGAAGAACCAACAATTACGATAACATACGAAACGGTTTCCCCTAATAGGTCGCCAGACACTTTGGAACGGCTGCAATGTAGAATGAACTATTAACGTTATTCAGTATTCGAGATTCGAAATTCAAGAATACACGATATTTGGGAAAATCATAAGAAAGAATCGACTGGCGGGCAATATAAATAAGTTATGTATTTGTGCGTTTTGTATGCGTCTGTAGATGATGAAATACTTTCGTATGTGCTGCTGTCATGGGCCTCTTCGTCTGATCATGGTCGAAACCATTAAACGGATCGGATGCGGTGCCAAAACAACTGAAAAAGCGAACACAGAGACAGATTCGAGGGTGCGGATAGGAGGACATTGATGCTTCGATGCAGCGATGGTGGTGGTAAGCGGAAGTGGGGATCAGAGTCCGGATCCGAGTCCGCTTAGGCTACTGCGTCGGTGTCACACTCCTCTTCGACGGTGATGTACATACCCTCCTCCTCGTAGGCGGAATCGTGCTTGGCCAGGATACGCAGCAGGGGACGCAGGCGCAGCCACCACTGCTTCTTCGGGATGCGTTGACTGGAAGAAGAGTGGGTTACATGAAAAACGTATTACTTTGGGGAACTATTCAGAAAAATCGATAGAtaacttattttaaaattatattagaTTTTTGGAAATATGTAATTAACCGCCCCAATGCAATGATATAGACACAAACAAGAACCTAAACGAAATTCACAGTTTCCTTTGTGGTCACTATTGGGTTAAACTTACTCGAAGTTCGTCTCGGCAATGAGGTCGACCAGTGGTGAGAAGCGGTACTGTCGCGACACGATTCCCAGCAGGGTGGCGGTGTCCGGGGACTTGCAATTGACCACTCCGTTGGCGTCTATGTTCGCCTTGATCTGGGTGGCCAGCCAGTCGACACACTTGGCGGCCATTTTGGTTCCCATGTTGCGGTCGAAGGGAGTGGGTGAGCCGCCCTGCTGCATGTGACCCAGGATGTTCATCCGGCAGGTGAAGAGGCCTTTTCCCTCCTCCGAGTACAGGCGGTAAATGAAGTCCGTGCTGTAGTTCTCGCTAGCCTTCTCGTTTCGCAGGATCAGACCACGGGAGACGCCCTCGGCCATCTTGGAGGCCATGTGGTAGACATCCTGCTGCAGGTCCTTGATGGAGAACTTCTCCTCGTAGATGTAGGCGGCATCAGCTCCGCCGGCCAAGCCAGCCAAGGTGGCCAAATAGCCACAGTAGCCCCCCATCGTTTCGATTACGAACACTCGGCGCTTGGTGCCCTGGGCCGACTGACGGATACGGTCGCAAATCTCCGTAATTTCATTCAAACCGGTGTCGCATCCCAGGGAAAATTCTGTGCCGGGCACATTGTTCGAGATCGTCGATGGAATAACCACAATGGGGATGCAGAACTGTGGGTAGTTGTCCCGCTGATCGGCGATCTGTCCGGCGGCATGGTAACTCTCAAAGCCACCGATGATCAGGAGACCCTGGATCTTAAACTCCTTAAGACGAGCGGCGATCTCCTTGAACTTACCCTCAGGCAGGGTGCGTTTGGTGCCCAAGTAGGCGCCACCCTGACCAACCCATCCTGAGACATCGGACCTGGAATTGAATTCATTGTAATAAATACAGACTCAGAGAGTAACCTTGCAGAAATACTGACCAGCCCAGCTCGCGGACATTTCCGGCTATCAAACCCTCGACACCGTCATTGATTCCATAAACCACATCACCACGGTAGATAGCATTTCGCACGAAGCTGCGCACAGCGGCATTCATACCGCAAGCAGGAGCACCAATGTGCATCACAGCTAGGCGGTATCCTTCGATTCCCTTGCCATCGGCATCGAAGTTCTCCTTGGGAGGCTTCAAGCGCGTCAGCATCTTGTAGGTCTCCAGATTCCGCTCGAAGGAGCGTCCACGCAGCTTAACGGCATCCGCCCAGCGTTTCTCCGCCATGGCCTTAGCCACAGCCTGGGTGCGCTCGACGCACTCCATCAGCGGCACGCGAACCGCCTGGTTGCCGTCCAGAGAGATGACCACTGGCACCGAGTCCTTGGTGGCCTCCATCAGGGCCAAAGTGGCTTCAGCTCCCATGCGACAAGCCTGCGAGAAGCATACAAACTATTAGTTAACACTCTCAAGTCAAAAAAGGTGAATCATATTTTAAAGAGTATATcttattttgttaaatcagTTTTAAAAAAGATTTACAGCTACTATCGATTATGACCAGCTACTTAATATTGAcgtttaaaagtatgctacaaaatGTAACTATGGGGGATGAGGAAGTATACTAGCTTGGTAAAGTGCtacaaattaatattcaaGGTATTCTTGGGAAACACACATACCAAAATACGGTCGAAGGCACTGGGATTGCCACCGCGCTGCACGTGACCCAAGACAGTGATGCGGGCATCGTGCTTCAAGCGCTCGTCGATCACCTTCTTCACATCCTCGGCTGTGATGGGATGACCCTCGCGATCCATGGCGCCTTCGGCGACGATCACGATGTTCAGGCGCTGGCCAGCAGATCGCTCCTGTTGGTCAATTGTGAAGGAATTCATTTAAGTATATATGCAAGATGCTAATCGTGGATGATACAAAAACTACTGAAGCACAAACGAATTATGAGAAAGCATGATGAACGGATACATCATttcgaaaaaatgttttttacgTATGTACGATGCTTTACGATGTTTACGATGTTGAAAGAGTGTGTCATCAGCAAGCGTGTGAATACAGTGCGTTTTAGaaaattaagttattaagttattctgtgctatttatgtattttagtttgaattatttaaatggcTGTATTCAGTCTTGAAACGCACTGTAACTGAATAGATGTTTTGAAATATGAAGAATGGACGCACAAGTCAAAGTCGATGAATAAAACATTGAAAAAACATGAAGATTTACAGATCGATTAATAGAGGATGGGCGTTAGTAGAGTTGGGAAAGTTAATAAGGGAACTCAGTGACATCATGAGTACATAAAACAGAGACCCAAAGACCCAAACAAGTAAATCAAATAGCTGTTAAAGCTGTTTATCGCCATGGAAATTTCGGCACATCGAAATGGCCCAATACAATGCAGAATaaaatttagaatttaaaatTCGACAAAAAGTAACTAGAAATTAATTGGATAGCGAAGGACTCTGGACCTGACCTGGTGGAGCTTGACACAGATCTCGTCCTTCCAATTGACTGACACCGGCTCCTCGGGTATGAACATAAAATCAGCCTCTGTGGCTATGGCTGCCGATATGGCTAAGTaactaaaaaacaagagattaaatacaaaaataacagATGGTTCACAAATGTCGGGGAGATCATTATCGGGGGATTGGGAGTGTCTGGGGTAAACTTAAAATTAGTTACAATATGATTTTGGTATGCTGGTACAGACAAAAACTGTGCGTAATTCATTCCGTATCTCCGTTTGTGTTTAGAGAAACATTCGTGTGCAGTgagcaaaaaataagaacaagCTTTGTATGGCAAGTGTCGCTCTTAAAAAGtgtctttaaaaaaatggtGTACCTAAAAGTACAAGTGTACTACTTAAGCATTAAGCAACGACAACTGCActgaagtatatataatataaaactcTATCTACGAACAGGAATATTATCTCGACAGTTCATTATTATagttatatttaaacaatttgaacAATAAACTATCTTTTGCATGCCTATGGGCGATTCAAACACTTTCAAATTCCTATACAAGCTGTCGAGAACATATTTCTGAAGCTGTTGCGACTTTTCTCAGTGCTGATagaacggaaatggaaatggagctgCATCTTGCCTGGGCCAGCTGAGAGCAGAGCCTGTCTGGCCAATCGACCTTGGGCGGCATTTCgggaatgaaaatgaaatccGCCTCGCACGCCAGTCCGCCCACAAGAGCTAAATagctgcaaaaatatattacaaaatattagtCAAAAGGGGGGTAGGATTTTGGGGAAGATGGGGACACTAAGATCGATCGACATAACACTTCGACCATAGAAACAGAAATGTGCGAAATGAATCGACGACATTCAACAGTTTTCCGTTTGGGCTTGCCTGTTCCAACTTGAGGACAAGTCGATCGGGCCAATCTGCCTGCGGAGGAGACTCGGGCAGAAAGACATAGTCTGCCTCGGAGATAATGCCAGCTACCACCGAAAGATAGCTAGAGATAGTCGTTCCAGGCATTAGCTAAAATCCCAATTAATCACTGACACTTAGGCTAACACAGAGGTAGCCCAACTTTGCTCGCAAATATCCGTTTAGATATCAACTTACCCGCAATGACGACCCATGACCTCCATGATGAAGGTGCGCTGATGGGAGTAGGCGGTACTGGAAATGGCATCGATGGCCTCGATAATGCGATGCAGGGCCGTGTCCGTTCCGATGGTCATGTCCGTGCCACAGAAATCGTTGTCGATGGAGCCCACCTACAAATAATTCCATCCATAAGTAACTAAAGCGAAGGAGACCTCTGTTTACCGTACCAATCCAACGATATGCAGGACATTGAacttctcctgctgctcggTGGTAATGGTCTTGTTAGCGACCAGCTCGTCCAGCAGGCTGGACCACTCCTGACGGAACAGATTGGCGCCGGTGAGGGAGCCATCGCCTCCAATGACCACCAGATTGGTGATTCCCCGCTGGATCAGGTTGTTGGCGGCCTTCAAGCGACCCTGACGCTCACGGAAGTCCTGGCAACGGGCAGAGCCAATGATCGTACCACCACGATGGATGATGGACGAGACTGAGGCCCAGTTGGCTTCCTGGATGCAGTCGCCTCCATCTACCATGCCCTGGTAGCCTTCACGGATGAAGTAGACCTTGCGGGAGATAAACACGAAACAATTGTAGATATGGTGTAAACCAGAAAAGAGTTTGGTATCTTCAAGGCGCATGACATCATTAGCACCATTTAACATGAATCATCGAATAATTTTTACACTACCAAATTGGTGAAATTTTTTTGAAGTATAgaaaaatttaacaaatgttatttaaataataaagttgaaaacaaaaaatattttcctataAACCAACAACGTTATAACTTTTAATGAAACACGGAAGTAGTTTAAGTTTTAAGCattcaaaacatttaaatattcaaataccGTTAcagcaaagacattagaattcTAATATCTTTGGTTACAGGTATGTAATCGGAATTAAATCGATACTTTTTAAGCAACTCGCATaagcaaaaattcaaaatttataacgctttaaaatttaaaaatgaaaaaataaaaaaaaattgatgccaaGGCACTATCAGATTAAATTTGTAGATAAGGTTACTAGAACTGATTACCAACTATTTGAaaagaaatttgttttgcatgcacatgaaatacatatgtattttattaatttggtTCAATTTATAGAACATATCAAGCGGTGTCATGCAACGCGTGCCAATAAATTTACTTATATTGACCCCCTAGaatttgaaatcaaataaatagattttaatcaatttaaattggatagcaattgacaaattttttgcatattttcgaGGGCTCAAACGCCAGAAGTTCCCTACCAAATTAATGaactcatttaaataaaccgAATAGAAACCAAGAGcgacaacaaaaaacgaaacaaattagccgaaatcgaaatcgcaTGTGAGGGGCCCGAAAATAAACCCAATGTCAATGTGCATGTacacatatattcttgaatttcttttcgCACCGATTGGAGATTATCTAACTGGCTTTGCGGACCGACAGCCGTGGTTCAACGGCTGCTGATAAGCAAATTACCAGGTGTTTTACGTAAATTTCTGGGTTCGCATGGGGTGGCTGTCTGTGCTCGGGGGTCGGGGTCACCGGACGCGATGCTGCGTGGGCGGAAAGTACTTGACAGAGGTCACCAACTCACCTTGCAGCCCAAATAGATGGCCATACGCACACAGGCTCGCACGGCGGCATTCATGCCCTGGGAATCCCCGCCGCTGGTGAAGACCGCCAGTCCTTTGTCCTTCTGCGAGCCGCGGGCCAGGAATCGTTGATTAATCTCGGaattcatttttctttatttttcactATATCTCTAACTGGTATCGTAACGGATATCTCACAAAGCACACACTATGAACCACTATTGAACTCGGGAGGGAGTTTCCCTGTTTTGCTACTATGCGAGCCgcgcagctggagctgggTTATATCCAAGTGGGCTATAAATACTACTACTGCTCCTTGCCGTGGCTTTTCAGTTACTAGCAATATATACGCTCGCAGGCGGTATTCACAAGtttcgcttttgcttttgaCGTTTCAAGGTGACCTTCAGGCCAGAGACGCATACACaacacacacggacacacgcacacagccacGGGCTTTCTGTAAGTGCGTACTGATGCAATGCCAACTTCGGATGGTTAAATCCGGCCTAGAGTTCGCTCCAACGCGATTGCCCTAACTTTCTTCGATTGAGTTCGTAAATCGGTTGATTCTATCTGTGATGAACGGACTTTTCGCGACTAGCAACGAGCGGAAAATAGCGTTTAACCAATTTGTTTACGTTCGACCCACAATCGTTCAGCTGTTGATCAGCTGGTTATCACTGGGCGAGTAAAAGCTTTCGCGAGCTTTCACCGCTGGGAATGGGGAAATTCGGGAGCTGTCATCGGTTGTGGGTGGGTGCGATAGCcgttatcgttatcgttaATTTAAACCGTTATTCTGTCTCttaaaaaagcggaaaatataACCTCAGCTCGAAAAATGTATgttatatataatgtatattaataTGATATGACATCATGTAGGATCTCCCTTTAATAGATAAATGTATTAACTGATCTACAACTAGACCATCTGCCGAAATGTAAGAGCTTTTTTGGTTAAATATTAGTGCTTTTTACAGTTTTTGAATAATTACGGACTCAAAGTAATTATTCAAAAACTGTaaaaagcgagaaaaactTACAAAAGGCTTGACCGGATGGACAAAATCTAAAACATCCTGCATGGTTCTCAAACAATTTCGCAGCTCTTCTAGCGATTTGCCACCTTGCTTTTTTGGAAaactctttttcttttttctaacACTTTTTTCAGAATAGTTATTAGCATTGAGAAATCCGTTGTGTACATTACTTAATGGTCTTCCACATCGTTGCGAAGGTTTGTcatcttttatgtttttatcgCTAGGACTATCATTCTTTTGATCACTACAATAACTGTACGACTGTATAAAATGTCGattccaattaaattttacatttaaaagaGTATTTTCTCTGTGCCTGTAAAAGGAAGAAGTGTTTAAAAGTCCTATTAAGTTAAAGTTATACTTAGAAAAACACATACGAAATATCTTGAGGACTATACAAATGACGACTTCGTGTGCATTGGATATCGATGCTTGAAAAAGTCAGCTAAGAGAACCGAAAAGTCCAATAAGTTCATGAGATTCAAATTGGAATTTTACCTTTTGCCTAATCGGAGGTGAGTTTCCTAAGCGAAATACTGTAGGTCCATGAAAACGGCGGCACTGTTGTATCCGTCCATTAATTTCCAAAAATCTCCAATAAGTGGAACAGCTTATAAGTGGGTATGGTGAACATATAAAATTTAGACAGTAACTTACAAGGGATTTAATTTGGTAAATACTCGAAATTTTATTGAATGCATGCCAAACCAAATTTTGCTCCGaaatattgaacatttttatagttaaccaattttttaaaattttctgCACTCaatttttagttatttttgacattttagCTAACGTAACTTTgatccaaaaatatttgaataaaaactCTTGTGGTTggtttttgtattatttatttaattttttgtttttttttgttggtaatTAAGAAACTGTAATTTcaataaacttaaatattcCACTCATACATCAATCTTTACCTCTGTTATATGCATACAATTTACGCCTACACCCGGTTTAATTTTCATCtggttgttattatttttcggTTTCATGAATGTATTGCAGTTTcacaatattattatttcatgtTCTGGGATTCGATTTATTAGCGTTGCGGCAAAagtgtttcttttatttaaatatatattttttttggtt
This genomic stretch from Drosophila teissieri strain GT53w chromosome 2L, Prin_Dtei_1.1, whole genome shotgun sequence harbors:
- the LOC122618569 gene encoding F-box only protein 28 is translated as MVSTRQMCSGGGTSASEGVSPFGGAGSGSGSGPGMGSGSAVASGTGTGVQEPPESTANRTSVLRRTTSYQGHQGQNQAQGSYRVVSSGSLAESASAVTRHHSYSMQMQRQRSPTASTTSSATGLYDLPNELIEKILSYVDFKKVSNLRLVSHRMNDICMAMLNAAFSRQIKTTLSRFQAIKASMPRRESHRRNHPLACECDIIETCYMRLSLLQMSMGKHIERGHCCFFPGAILDEVQAILNYISITPRLQRPYRVTDELFDLSTMAMEYFKDRIESTLPGLAYFNKDFYTLPTTTKRPTLAISSDLEDSASNSPPQNHMVLRKGIRKIKQGMKMYNNQLSVLRTELRTCKRKAAEQSKQLAEQSNLLAEQQKQTLEYANRLDENDKKNEEMSRKFSTLLQELNKCKTELQFWRSKSPAIPAVCSSCNQKVAPVVPPEDFQVLVNQGVDPEHFIVINDDADAESDVSVGELKEFASPDESTTAKLLAVSTAAKNLKRKMPSESQSNAIASTSKAAEVAQSQSQSVATGNAGAAKTAGGYSPKLFYGNHQRSGVIVSPVSKNLGVAPTADKVAPGSEALEEPEEAKKARRVQKANRYVNTPGKRSK